In the Armatimonadota bacterium genome, CCGAGAGGCGGTGGCGCGGGGGCAGCGTCGCGGCGGGCGTGACCACGGCTACGCTCCCGGCAGCGCCAGGCGGGCGCGGACGGCGTTGAGCACGGCGGAGATCGTCAACGACATGGCCAGGTAGGCCAGGGTGACGAACGTGAACGTCTCCAGGGCGCGGAACGACTGGCTGGCGACGGTCATGGCAGACGTCAGCATGTCGGCGAAGCCGATCCCGATGGCCAGGCTGCTGTTCTTCGTGAGGTTGAGGAACTGGTTGCCCAGCGGCGGGATGACGATGCGCAGGGCCTGGGGCAGCACCACCAGACGCAGGGCGCGGCCGTAGGACAGGCCGAGGCTGCGCGCGGCCTCCATCTGCCCGCGGGGGATGGCCAGGATGCCGCCCCGGATGATCTCGCCGATGAACGCCGAGGTGTAGACCGCGAGGCCCACCACCAGGGCCGTGAACTCGCTGGTCAGCTGGAACCCGCCGTCGACGACCAGCCGGCCGAACCGCTCGGTGAGCGTCCCGCCGATGGCCAGTCCCCGGTTGGTGAGGACCACCGTCCCCCCCAGCAGCACCAGGGGTGGGCTGTCAGGCGCCCCCGTGGGCAACTGGAGGAAGACGCCGAAGTACCAGAAGAACAGCTGGACCAGCAGCGGCGTGTTGCGCAGCACCTCCACGTAGGCGAGGGCCAGGCGCGCCACCAGCCAGTTGCGCGACAGGCGGGCGATCCCCACGGCCAGCCCCAGGGCGGTGGCGAGCGTGATGCCCGTCACGGCCACCGTCGCTGTGTTGACCAGCCCCGCGATCATGGCCTCGGCGTAGGAGTCCTCGGGCCCGTAGCGCTTGGGCCGCAGCCGCTCCAGGTCCAGGGTCCAGCCCAGCGCTGTCAGCTGGAACCCGGCGGGCTGCCGGAAGAACCCCCAGTCGAGCCGGATGTTCTGCCGCACCATGCTCCGCTCGACGGCCGCCTTGGCAGCCCACAGCAGCACGACCAGCACCGCGACGAACACGACCTGCGCCGCGATGCGCAGGACGCGGAGGTCGCGCCAGACGGGGGTCGCGCGGGCTGCGCGGCGCACGGCGGGGCGTGGGTGCAGGGGCGGCCATGGTGGGGGCGGCGCCTGCGGCGCCGCCCCCGGTGCCCTAGCGGAACGGGCGGCTGGTCATGGCCCCGCCGTCGCGCGCCAGCGCGTTGCGGGTCCCCTTGCGGGGGATGGCCGTGGCCTTGGTCGGCCCGAAGTAGCGGTTGTAGACTTCCCCGTAGTTCCCCACGGCGCGCACCGCCCGCATCACGGCCCCGTCACCGGCGGTGATCAGCGACTTGGCCACGGGATCCCGGTCGCCGATCTCGCGCAGCCGGCCCTCCGAGCCCGCGGTGATCTGCGTGATGCCCAGCTCTTCGGCCCCGATCAGGCCCCAGACCGTGTAGTTCACGGCGTCGGCCCAGCGCGAGTCGTTCTCCTGGTACATGGGCGCCAGGGGCTCGTCGCTGAACTCCTTGCCGACGACCATGAACTCGCGGGGGTTGGGCGCCGTGGCCCGGAACGCCGTGAGCTGGCTGGCGTCGGTGGTCCACACGTCGCACCGGCCCGCCACGAGCCCGTCGAACGCCTCCTTGGGCTGGGCGAACGTGATCAACTCGAACTTGAAGTTGCGCAGTCGCATCTGGTCGGTGATGTTGCGCTCGCTGGTGGTGCCGGTCTGGGTGCAGATGCGCGCGCCATTGAGGTCGGCCAGGTCGCGGATCTTGGAGCTGCTGCGGACCAGCAGGCGCTGCCCGTCGTAGAACGTGACGGGCCCGAAGTCCACCTGCGCGTCGCGGCTGAAGGTCTGGGTGGTCGTGCGGAAGACCACGTCCACCGACCCTGCCACCACGGCCGGGATGCGGTTGGCCGAGGTGAGCTGCACGAACTCCACCGACGGCACGTTGACGAACGCCGCCAGTGCCCGGCAGAAGTCGGCGTCGAAGCCCACCATCTCGCCGCTGCGCGGCTCGACGAAGCTGAAGCCGACCGTTGTCCCCGAGATGCCGCAGATCAGGCGCCCGCGGGCCCGTACTACGTCCAGGCGCGAACGCGGCGCCTGGGCCCAGGCCACGTACGAGAGCGCCGAGGCCACCAGCACGATCACCGCCACCGCCAGAACCAACATCCGTCGCATACCGCACCTCCCAGGGCGTGGACTGTCGCCGTGCGCGTCCGTCGGCCGTTGCGTCCCACCGGCGCCGTGCGGCACCCTGCGCCCGCGCGCCGCTCCCTGACACGCGACCCGGACCGTGGCGCGCGGGCACCCCGGCGGCGCACTGGTGGGGGAATTGCACGGCACGTAACCGCTTCCTGCTGGTGGGTCCGGGCCTGCGTCCGGTGCCGCATGACCGGTGCGTGGACGAGGCGCAGGCGGACCCCCTGGGGATGGCGGGAATCGGCGATGCGGTTCCGAGGATGCCGTAGGCTGCTCGGTGGCCTTGACGCCGCGCCGCCTACCCTGCTACCCTTCGTCTCGACGTCGAGGGGAGTAATCGGTGGCCGGCATGCGGCCACGGCGCGGTCGTCAGGACGGCGGGGTCCCCGCCCGGTCGCGCCCAGCGATGAGACCTCCGCACTGCGTCGGGCGCGGAGGCTTTTTCTTTGAGGGGCGGGCGCGGGCCCGCGGCAGGCGCGCACGCGCGACGCCGGCCCACGCCAGGCCTTCGACGCCCTGAGGAGGACGTCCGGTGTTCGAATCGGTCGGCACACCCTGGTTGTGGGGCGGGTTCACCCTGTTCGTGCTGGCGATGCTGGCCCTGGACCTGGGTGTCTTTCATCGCACCGCCCACGTCATCGGAACGCGCGAGGCGCTGGGCTGGAGCGTCTTCTGGATCGCCCTGGCGCTGGTGTTCAACGCCGGGGTGTTCCGGTGGTTCGGGCCGGAGCGCGGCCTGGAGTTCCTGACCGGCTACCTGATCGAGAAGGCACTCAGCGTCGACAACATCTTCGTCTTCCTGGTGATCTTCTCGTACTTCGCCGTGCCCGCCGCCTACCGGCACCGGGTGTTGTTCTGGGGCGTGCTGGGCGCCATCGTCTTCCGCGTGATCTTCATCGTGCTGGGCGCGGCGCTGCTGGCCGCGTTCCACTGGGTCATCTACGTCTTCGGGGGCCTGCTGGTGGTGACGGGCGTCAAGCTCCTGCGGGCGCCCGACCACGAGGTGCACCCCGAGCGCAACCCGGCGCTGCGCCTGGTGCGGCGGCTGCTGCCCGTCACCGCCACCTACGAGGGCCCGCGCTTCTTCGTGCGGCGCGAGGGGCGGTTGTACGCGACGCCGCTGCTGCTCGTGCTCGCCGTCGTGGAGGCCACCGACATCGTGTTCGCCATCGACTCGATCCCCGCGATCTTCGCCGTCACCGCCGACCCGTTCATCGTCTACACGTCCAACATCTTCGCCATCCTGGGACTGCGGGCGCTGTTCTTCCTGCTGGCCGGATTCATCGAGCGCTTCCACTACCTCAAGGTCGGTCTGGCCCTGGTGCTGGTGTTCGTCGGGACGAAGATGCTCGCCAGCGACGTGTACAAGATCCCCATCGGCGTCTCGCTGGCGGTCGTGGCGGGCCTGATCGGCGGGGCGGTGGTGTTCTCGCTCCGGCGGCCGCGGGCCACGGCAGCGGCGCCCGCGACCGGTGGAGTGCCAGGGCGAGCGCCGGGCCGGGGATCGGCTGCACCAGTCGAGGACGGGCTCCGGTGAGCCAGCCGAGCACGTCCATCTGCGACCTGCCCGCCGCCACGCTGGCGGCACAGCTGCGCGCGGGCGCGCTCTCGGCCGTGGAGGTGGTGGAGGCCCACCTGGCCCGCATCGCGCAGGTGGAGCCCCACGTGCAGGCCTGGGTGCACGTGGACGCGGCGGGCGCCCGGGCCGCCGCGCGTGCGCTCGACGACGAATACCGGACGGGCCGCGTACGCGGCCCGCTGCACGGCGTACCCGTGGCCCTCAAGGACATCTTCGACGCGGCAGGCCTGGTGACCACGTCGGGTGCCGCGCCCTTCGCGCACCGCCGACCCGAGGTCGACGCTCCGGCCGTGGCGGTGCTGCGAGCCGCCGGCGCGGTCGTCCTCGGCAAGACGACGACCACGGAGTTCGCCTACTCCGACCCGACCGAAACCCGCAACCCCTGGAACCTCGCCCACACGCCCGGCGGCTCGTCGGCGGGCTCGGCGGCGGCCGTGGCCGCGCGCATGGTGCCGCTGGCGCTGGGCTCCCAGACCATCGGCTCGACGCTGCGGCCAGCGGCGTACTGTGGCGTCGTGGGGTTCAAGCCCACCTACGGCCTCGTCAGCACCGAGGGCGTGACCCCGCTGGCGTGGAGTCTCGACCACGTGGGCATCTTCGGACGCACCGTCGAGGACGTGGTGCTGGTGCTCGCCGTGCTCACATCATCCGCTGCGGCGTCCGGTGCCGGCGTGAGGAGCGGCCGCGTCCCGGGCGCGCCCGGCGCGGCGGCGGGCCCCGCAGGCGGTCCCCGGGCGGATGCCCACGAGTCCGCCGGCGAGGAGGAGAGATCAGGCGGGGTGGAGTTTCCGCGGCTGGGCCTGCTTCGGGCGTTCTATGCCGGCATCGCCATGCCGGAAGTGACGGCCCACCTGGACGACGTGGCCGAGACGTTTGCCGGTGCCGGCGCCACGGTCGAGGAGGTCGCGCTGCCGCCCTCTGCCGCCGATCTCCTGGCCGCCGGGCAGCTGGTGCTGCGCGTCGAGGCCGCGGCCTATCACCGCGCGCAGTTCGAGCGCCACGCCGACGCGTACCGTCCCAAGATTCGCCGGCTCGTGGAAGACGGGCTGCGCGAGCGCGGGGTGGACTACGTGCTGGCCCAGCGGGTGCGCGCGCAGTTCCGCCAGGAGATGGCACCACTGTTTGCGCGCTTCGACGCCCTGCTGTTGCCCGTCGCCCCGGCCCCCGCGCCCCCGCGCAGCGAGGGGACGACCGGCGATCCGGTGCTGTGCGCGCCCTGGAGCTTCTGTGGGTTCCCGGCCATCGCGCTGCCCGCCGGCCTGTCGCGCGACGGCCTGCCGCTGGGGATCCAGCTCGTCGCCGGGCAGGCCGCCGAGGCGCACCTGCTGGACGTCGCGCGGTGGTGCGAGGCGCGGCTGGGGGTATCCGCGGCGCCGCCCCTTCAGGGCCGGTAGACGCCAGGAGGCGCTCGCGCGCCGAACTCGCGCCGAAGTGGGTGAGCCCCGCGGCTTCCGCGCGGGCAACGGGGAGCCTCCCCGGGTGTCGCGGCACCACCCGTCGGGTGCGGGAGGCAGCTGCGGACTTTCACGGGGAGCACAGACCCCACAG is a window encoding:
- a CDS encoding ABC transporter permease subunit (The N-terminal region of this protein, as described by TIGR01726, is a three transmembrane segment that identifies a subfamily of ABC transporter permease subunits, which specificities that include histidine, arginine, glutamine, glutamate, L-cystine (sic), the opines (in Agrobacterium) octopine and nopaline, etc.), with protein sequence MRRAARATPVWRDLRVLRIAAQVVFVAVLVVLLWAAKAAVERSMVRQNIRLDWGFFRQPAGFQLTALGWTLDLERLRPKRYGPEDSYAEAMIAGLVNTATVAVTGITLATALGLAVGIARLSRNWLVARLALAYVEVLRNTPLLVQLFFWYFGVFLQLPTGAPDSPPLVLLGGTVVLTNRGLAIGGTLTERFGRLVVDGGFQLTSEFTALVVGLAVYTSAFIGEIIRGGILAIPRGQMEAARSLGLSYGRALRLVVLPQALRIVIPPLGNQFLNLTKNSSLAIGIGFADMLTSAMTVASQSFRALETFTFVTLAYLAMSLTISAVLNAVRARLALPGA
- a CDS encoding transporter substrate-binding domain-containing protein, with the translated sequence MRRMLVLAVAVIVLVASALSYVAWAQAPRSRLDVVRARGRLICGISGTTVGFSFVEPRSGEMVGFDADFCRALAAFVNVPSVEFVQLTSANRIPAVVAGSVDVVFRTTTQTFSRDAQVDFGPVTFYDGQRLLVRSSSKIRDLADLNGARICTQTGTTSERNITDQMRLRNFKFELITFAQPKEAFDGLVAGRCDVWTTDASQLTAFRATAPNPREFMVVGKEFSDEPLAPMYQENDSRWADAVNYTVWGLIGAEELGITQITAGSEGRLREIGDRDPVAKSLITAGDGAVMRAVRAVGNYGEVYNRYFGPTKATAIPRKGTRNALARDGGAMTSRPFR
- a CDS encoding TerC family protein, with amino-acid sequence MFESVGTPWLWGGFTLFVLAMLALDLGVFHRTAHVIGTREALGWSVFWIALALVFNAGVFRWFGPERGLEFLTGYLIEKALSVDNIFVFLVIFSYFAVPAAYRHRVLFWGVLGAIVFRVIFIVLGAALLAAFHWVIYVFGGLLVVTGVKLLRAPDHEVHPERNPALRLVRRLLPVTATYEGPRFFVRREGRLYATPLLLVLAVVEATDIVFAIDSIPAIFAVTADPFIVYTSNIFAILGLRALFFLLAGFIERFHYLKVGLALVLVFVGTKMLASDVYKIPIGVSLAVVAGLIGGAVVFSLRRPRATAAAPATGGVPGRAPGRGSAAPVEDGLR
- a CDS encoding amidase: MSQPSTSICDLPAATLAAQLRAGALSAVEVVEAHLARIAQVEPHVQAWVHVDAAGARAAARALDDEYRTGRVRGPLHGVPVALKDIFDAAGLVTTSGAAPFAHRRPEVDAPAVAVLRAAGAVVLGKTTTTEFAYSDPTETRNPWNLAHTPGGSSAGSAAAVAARMVPLALGSQTIGSTLRPAAYCGVVGFKPTYGLVSTEGVTPLAWSLDHVGIFGRTVEDVVLVLAVLTSSAAASGAGVRSGRVPGAPGAAAGPAGGPRADAHESAGEEERSGGVEFPRLGLLRAFYAGIAMPEVTAHLDDVAETFAGAGATVEEVALPPSAADLLAAGQLVLRVEAAAYHRAQFERHADAYRPKIRRLVEDGLRERGVDYVLAQRVRAQFRQEMAPLFARFDALLLPVAPAPAPPRSEGTTGDPVLCAPWSFCGFPAIALPAGLSRDGLPLGIQLVAGQAAEAHLLDVARWCEARLGVSAAPPLQGR